The following are from one region of the Escherichia sp. E4742 genome:
- the bioB gene encoding biotin synthase BioB, which yields MAHRPRWTLSQVTELFEKPLLDLLFEAQQVHRQHFYPRQVQVSTLLSIKTGACPEDCKYCPQSSRYKTGLEAERLMEVEQVLESARKAKAAGSTRFCMGAAWKNPHERDMPYLEQMVQGVKAMGLEACMTLGTLSESQAQRLANAGLDYYNHNLDTSPEFYGNIITTRTYQERLDTLEKVRDAGIKVCSGGIVGLGETVNDRAGLLLQLANLPTPPESVPINMLVKVKGTPLADNDDVDAFDFIRTIAVARIMMPTSYVRLSAGREQMNEQTQAMCFMAGANSIFYGCKLLTTPNPEEDKDLQLFRKLGLNPQQTAVLAGDNEQQQRLEQALMTPDTDEYYNAAAL from the coding sequence ATGGCTCACCGCCCACGCTGGACATTGTCGCAAGTCACAGAATTATTTGAAAAACCGTTGCTGGATCTGCTGTTTGAAGCGCAGCAGGTGCATCGTCAGCATTTCTATCCTCGTCAGGTACAGGTCAGCACTTTGCTGTCAATTAAAACCGGAGCTTGTCCGGAAGATTGCAAATACTGCCCGCAAAGCTCGCGCTACAAAACCGGGCTGGAAGCCGAGCGGTTGATGGAAGTTGAACAGGTGTTGGAGTCGGCGCGCAAAGCGAAAGCGGCGGGATCGACACGCTTCTGCATGGGCGCGGCGTGGAAGAATCCCCACGAACGCGATATGCCGTACCTGGAACAAATGGTGCAGGGGGTAAAAGCGATGGGGCTGGAGGCGTGTATGACGCTGGGCACGTTGAGTGAATCTCAGGCGCAGCGCCTTGCGAATGCCGGGCTGGATTACTACAACCACAACCTCGACACCTCGCCGGAGTTTTACGGCAATATCATCACCACGCGTACCTATCAGGAACGTCTCGATACGCTGGAAAAAGTGCGCGATGCCGGGATCAAAGTCTGTTCAGGTGGCATTGTTGGCTTAGGCGAAACGGTGAACGATCGCGCCGGATTATTGCTGCAACTGGCAAACCTGCCGACGCCGCCGGAAAGCGTGCCAATCAACATGTTGGTGAAGGTGAAAGGCACACCACTGGCGGATAACGATGATGTCGATGCCTTTGATTTTATTCGCACCATTGCCGTAGCGCGGATCATGATGCCGACCTCTTACGTGCGCCTTTCTGCCGGACGCGAGCAGATGAACGAACAGACTCAGGCGATGTGCTTTATGGCTGGTGCAAACTCGATTTTCTACGGTTGCAAACTGCTAACCACGCCGAATCCAGAAGAAGATAAAGACCTGCAACTGTTCCGCAAACTGGGGCTAAATCCGCAGCAAACAGCCGTGCTGGCAGGCGATAACGAGCAACAGCAGCGTCTGGAGCAGGCGCTGATGACCCCGGACACCGACGAATATTACAACGCGGCAGCACTATGA
- the bioF gene encoding 8-amino-7-oxononanoate synthase encodes MSWQEKINAALDARRAADALRRRYPVAQGAGRWLVADEHQYLNFSSNDYLGLSHHPQIIRAWQQGAEKFGVGSGGSGHVSGYSVAHQALEEELAEWLGYSRALLFISGFAANQAVIAAMMAKEDRIVADRLSHASLLEAASLSPAQLRRFAHNDVAHLARLLASPCPGQQLVVTEGVFSMDGDSASLTEIQQVTQQHNGWLMVDDAHGTGVIGEQGRGSCWQQKVKPELLVVTFGKGFGVSGAAVLCSDSVANYLLQFARHLIYSTSMPPAQAQALHASLAVIRSDEGDARREKLAALITRFRAGVQGLPFTLADSCSAIQPLIVGDNSRALQLAEKLRQQGCWVTAIRPPTVPVGTARLRLTLTAAHETQDIDRLLEVLHGNGQ; translated from the coding sequence ATGAGCTGGCAGGAGAAAATCAACGCGGCGCTCGATGCGCGGCGTGCTGCCGATGCCCTGCGTCGCCGTTATCCGGTGGCGCAAGGAGCCGGACGCTGGCTGGTGGCGGACGAGCACCAGTATCTGAACTTTTCCAGCAATGATTACCTCGGTTTAAGCCATCATCCGCAAATTATCCGCGCCTGGCAGCAGGGCGCAGAAAAGTTTGGTGTAGGTAGCGGCGGTTCCGGGCATGTCAGCGGTTATAGCGTGGCGCATCAGGCGCTGGAAGAAGAACTGGCCGAGTGGCTTGGCTATTCGCGGGCGCTGCTGTTTATCTCTGGTTTTGCCGCGAACCAGGCAGTCATTGCCGCAATGATGGCAAAAGAGGACCGTATTGTTGCCGATCGGCTTAGCCATGCCTCCTTGCTGGAAGCTGCCAGTTTAAGTCCGGCGCAGCTTCGCCGTTTTGCTCATAACGATGTCGCTCATCTGGCGCGACTGCTTGCTTCCCCCTGTCCGGGGCAGCAACTGGTGGTGACAGAAGGCGTGTTCAGCATGGACGGCGATAGCGCGTCGCTTACGGAAATCCAGCAAGTCACGCAACAGCACAACGGCTGGTTGATGGTTGATGATGCCCACGGCACGGGCGTTATCGGTGAACAGGGGCGAGGCAGTTGTTGGCAGCAAAAGGTGAAGCCGGAACTGCTGGTAGTCACTTTTGGCAAAGGATTTGGCGTCAGCGGCGCGGCGGTGCTTTGTTCTGATAGCGTGGCGAATTATCTGCTGCAATTCGCCCGCCATCTTATCTACAGCACCAGTATGCCGCCCGCTCAGGCGCAGGCATTACATGCGTCGCTGGCGGTCATTCGCAGTGATGAGGGTGATGCACGGCGCGAAAAACTGGCGGCACTCATTACGCGTTTTCGTGCCGGAGTGCAGGGTTTGCCGTTTACTCTTGCGGATTCATGCAGCGCCATCCAGCCATTAATCGTCGGTGATAACAGCCGTGCGTTACAACTGGCAGAAAAACTGCGCCAGCAAGGCTGCTGGGTCACGGCGATTCGCCCGCCAACCGTACCCGTCGGCACTGCGCGACTGCGCCTGACGTTGACTGCGGCACATGAAACACAGGATATCGACCGCCTGCTGGAGGTGCTGCATGGCAACGGTCAATAA
- the bioC gene encoding malonyl-ACP O-methyltransferase BioC, translating into MATVNKQAIAAAFGRAAAHYEQHAELQRQSADTLLAMLPQRKYPRVLDAGCGPGWMSRHWRERNAQVTALDLSPLMLAQARQQDAADHYLAGDIESLPLATATFDLAWSNLAVQWCGTLSTALRELYRVVRPGGMVAFTTLAQGSLPELHQVWQAVDERPHANRFLPPDEIEQSLKGLHYQQHIQPVTLWFDDALSAMRSLKGIGATHLHEGRDQRILTRSQLQRLQLAWPQQQGRYPLTYHLFWGVIARE; encoded by the coding sequence ATGGCAACGGTCAATAAACAAGCCATTGCGGCGGCATTTGGTCGGGCAGCCGCACACTATGAACAACACGCAGAGCTACAGCGCCAGAGTGCCGATACCTTACTGGCTATGCTCCCGCAGCGGAAATACCCCCGTGTGCTGGACGCTGGCTGTGGACCTGGCTGGATGAGCCGCCACTGGCGCGAACGTAATGCACAGGTGACGGCCTTAGACCTCTCGCCACTTATGCTTGCACAGGCACGCCAACAAGATGCCGCAGATCATTATCTGGCAGGAGATATCGAATCCCTGCCGTTAGCGACTGCGACGTTCGATCTTGCATGGAGCAATCTCGCGGTGCAGTGGTGCGGTACTTTATCCACGGCACTCCGCGAGCTGTATCGGGTGGTGCGCCCCGGAGGCATGGTCGCGTTTACCACGCTGGCGCAGGGATCGTTACCCGAACTGCATCAGGTGTGGCAGGCGGTAGACGAACGGCCTCATGCCAATCGTTTTTTACCGCCAGATGAAATCGAACAGTCGCTGAAAGGCTTGCATTATCAACAGCATATTCAGCCCGTCACACTGTGGTTTGATGATGCGCTCAGTGCCATGCGTTCGCTGAAAGGCATCGGTGCCACGCATCTTCATGAAGGGCGCGACCAGCGAATATTAACGCGTTCGCAGTTGCAGCGATTGCAACTAGCCTGGCCGCAACAACAGGGGCGATATCCTCTGACGTATCATCTTTTTTGGGGAGTGATTGCTCGTGAGTAA
- the bioD gene encoding dethiobiotin synthase, producing the protein MSKRYFVTGTDTEVGKTVASCALLQAAKAAGYRTAGYKPVASGSEMTVEGLRNSDALALQRNSSLQLDYATVNPYTFAEPTSPHIISAQEGRPIDPVVMSTGLHALAQQANWVLVEGAGGWFTPLSESFTFADWVTQEQLPVILVVGVKLGCINHAMLTAQAVQQAGLTLAGWVANDVTPPGKRHAEYMATLKRMISAPLLGEIPWLDEPPENALTGKYLNLTALL; encoded by the coding sequence GTGAGTAAACGTTATTTTGTTACCGGAACGGATACCGAAGTAGGGAAAACCGTCGCCAGCTGCGCACTTTTACAAGCCGCAAAGGCTGCAGGCTACCGGACGGCAGGTTACAAACCTGTTGCCTCCGGCAGCGAAATGACAGTAGAAGGCTTACGTAATAGCGACGCACTGGCGTTGCAACGCAACAGTAGCCTGCAACTGGATTACGCCACGGTAAACCCTTACACCTTCGCAGAACCGACCTCGCCGCACATCATCAGCGCGCAAGAGGGCAGACCCATCGACCCCGTGGTTATGAGCACCGGGTTACACGCGCTGGCACAGCAGGCAAACTGGGTACTGGTAGAAGGTGCAGGAGGCTGGTTTACGCCGCTTTCTGAGTCTTTCACTTTCGCGGATTGGGTAACGCAAGAACAACTGCCAGTGATACTGGTTGTGGGCGTGAAACTCGGTTGTATTAATCACGCGATGCTGACCGCACAGGCTGTACAGCAAGCCGGACTTACCCTTGCAGGGTGGGTAGCGAACGATGTCACTCCACCGGGCAAACGTCACGCTGAATATATGGCCACGCTCAAGCGGATGATTTCCGCACCGTTGCTTGGGGAGATCCCATGGCTTGATGAACCTCCTGAAAACGCGCTAACCGGAAAGTACCTCAATCTCACCGCATTGTTGTAG
- the uvrB gene encoding excinuclease ABC subunit UvrB — protein MSKPFKLNSSFKPSGDQPEAIRRLEEGLEDGLAHQTLLGVTGSGKTFTIANVIADLQRPTMVLAPNKTLAAQLYGEMKEFFPENAVEYFVSYYDYYQPEAYVPSSDTFIEKDASVNEHIEQMRLSATKALLERRDVVVVASVSAIYGLGDPDLYLKMMLHLTVGMIIDQRAILRRLAELQYTRNDQAFQRGTFRVRGEVIDIFPAESDDVALRVELFDEEVERLSLFDPLTGQIISTVPRFTIYPKTHYVTPRERIVQAMEEIKEELADRRRVLLANNKLLEEQRLTQRTQFDLEMMNELGYCSGIENYSRFLSGRGPGEPPPTLFDYLPADGLLVVDESHVTIPQIGGMYRGDRARKETLVEYGFRLPSALDNRPLKFEEFEALAPQTIYVSATPGNYELEKSGGDVVDQVVRPTGLLDPIIEVRPVATQVDDLLSEIRLRAAINERVLVTTLTKRMAEDLTEYLEEHGERVRYLHSDIDTVERMEIIRDLRLGEFDVLVGINLLREGLDMPEVSLVAILDADKEGFLRSERSLIQTIGRAARNVNGKAILYGDKITPSMAKAIGETERRREKQQKYNEEHGITPQGLNKKVVDILALGQNIAKTKAKGRGKSRPIVEPDNVPMDMSPKALQQKIHELEGLMMQHAQNLEFEEAAQIRDQLHQLRELFIAAS, from the coding sequence ATGAGTAAACCGTTCAAACTGAATTCCTCTTTTAAACCTTCTGGCGATCAGCCTGAGGCAATTCGACGCCTCGAAGAAGGGCTTGAAGATGGCCTGGCTCACCAGACTCTACTCGGCGTAACGGGCTCCGGGAAAACATTTACCATTGCTAACGTTATTGCCGACCTTCAGCGCCCGACGATGGTGCTGGCGCCCAACAAAACGCTGGCAGCCCAGTTGTACGGCGAGATGAAAGAGTTTTTCCCGGAAAATGCGGTGGAATACTTCGTCTCTTACTACGACTACTATCAACCGGAAGCCTATGTGCCGAGCTCGGACACCTTCATTGAAAAAGATGCCTCGGTAAACGAACATATTGAACAGATGCGGCTTTCAGCGACTAAAGCTTTGCTGGAGCGGCGCGATGTAGTGGTGGTCGCCTCTGTTTCAGCCATCTACGGTCTGGGCGATCCGGATTTATATCTTAAGATGATGCTGCATCTGACGGTTGGCATGATTATCGATCAGCGCGCGATTCTGCGTCGCCTGGCGGAACTGCAATACACCCGCAACGACCAGGCGTTCCAGCGCGGGACTTTCCGTGTTCGCGGGGAAGTGATTGATATTTTTCCGGCGGAGTCCGACGACGTTGCGCTACGTGTTGAATTGTTCGACGAAGAGGTAGAGCGGTTGTCGCTTTTCGATCCGTTAACAGGGCAGATTATCTCAACCGTCCCCCGCTTTACCATCTATCCGAAAACACACTACGTCACCCCGCGTGAGCGTATTGTGCAGGCAATGGAAGAGATCAAAGAAGAGCTGGCCGATCGGCGCAGAGTGCTGCTGGCAAATAACAAGCTGCTGGAAGAACAACGCCTGACTCAGCGTACCCAGTTTGATCTGGAGATGATGAACGAGCTGGGTTATTGCTCAGGCATTGAAAACTATTCGCGCTTTCTTTCCGGTCGTGGACCCGGTGAGCCACCGCCGACGCTGTTTGATTATCTCCCCGCCGATGGTCTGTTGGTGGTCGATGAATCCCACGTGACTATTCCGCAAATTGGCGGCATGTATCGAGGCGACCGGGCGCGTAAAGAGACGCTGGTGGAGTATGGTTTCCGCTTGCCCTCGGCGCTGGATAACCGTCCGCTGAAATTTGAAGAGTTCGAAGCATTAGCGCCGCAAACCATCTATGTTTCTGCAACACCCGGTAATTACGAGCTGGAGAAATCCGGTGGCGATGTGGTGGATCAGGTCGTGCGTCCAACAGGGCTGCTGGACCCGATTATCGAAGTGCGCCCGGTAGCGACTCAGGTTGATGATCTTCTTTCAGAAATTCGCCTGCGGGCGGCAATTAACGAACGCGTACTGGTCACGACGTTGACTAAGCGGATGGCGGAAGATCTCACCGAATATCTGGAAGAACACGGTGAACGCGTGCGTTATCTTCACTCGGATATCGACACCGTCGAGCGTATGGAAATTATCCGCGACTTGCGCTTGGGCGAGTTTGATGTGCTGGTCGGGATCAACTTACTGCGCGAAGGTCTGGATATGCCAGAAGTTTCACTGGTGGCGATCCTCGACGCTGACAAAGAAGGCTTCCTGCGTTCCGAACGTTCATTGATTCAGACCATTGGTCGCGCGGCGCGTAACGTCAACGGTAAAGCGATTCTCTACGGCGATAAGATCACCCCATCAATGGCGAAAGCGATTGGCGAAACCGAACGTCGCCGCGAGAAACAGCAGAAGTACAACGAGGAACACGGCATTACGCCGCAAGGCTTGAACAAGAAAGTGGTCGATATCCTGGCGCTGGGGCAGAACATTGCCAAAACCAAAGCGAAGGGCAGAGGAAAATCGCGCCCGATTGTTGAGCCGGATAATGTACCGATGGATATGTCGCCTAAAGCGTTGCAGCAGAAAATCCATGAACTGGAAGGGCTGATGATGCAACACGCGCAAAATCTGGAGTTCGAAGAGGCGGCGCAAATTCGTGACCAGTTGCATCAGCTGCGTGAGTTGTTTATTGCGGCTTCGTGA
- the yvcK gene encoding uridine diphosphate-N-acetylglucosamine-binding protein YvcK, producing the protein MRNRTLADLDRVVALGGGHGLGRVLSSLSSLGSRLTGIVTTTDNGGSTGRIRRSEGGIAWGDMRNCLNQLITEPSVASAMFEYRFGGNGELSGHNLGNLMLKALDHLSVRPLEAINLIRNLLKVDAQLIPMSEHPVDLMAIDDQGHEVYGEVNIDQLTTPIQELLLTPNVPATREAVLAINEADLIIIGPGSFYTSLMPILLLEEMAQALRRTPAPMVYIGNLGRELSLPAANLKLENKLAIMEQYVGKKVIDAVIVGPKVDVSTVNDRLVIQDVLEASDIPYRHDRQLLHNALEKALQALG; encoded by the coding sequence ATGCGCAATCGTACGCTGGCTGACCTTGATCGTGTCGTTGCTCTCGGCGGGGGGCATGGACTGGGACGCGTTCTCTCATCACTTTCGTCTTTAGGCTCTCGCTTAACGGGTATCGTCACCACCACGGATAACGGTGGCTCGACGGGACGTATTCGTCGCTCGGAAGGCGGTATTGCCTGGGGCGATATGCGCAACTGCCTCAACCAACTGATAACGGAACCGAGCGTCGCCTCCGCGATGTTTGAATACCGTTTTGGCGGCAATGGCGAGCTTTCCGGTCATAATCTCGGAAACTTGATGTTAAAGGCGCTGGATCACCTTAGCGTGCGGCCTCTGGAAGCCATCAATTTAATTCGTAATCTGTTGAAAGTGGACGCGCAATTAATTCCGATGTCAGAGCATCCCGTTGATCTGATGGCCATTGACGATCAGGGACATGAAGTTTACGGCGAGGTCAACATCGACCAGCTAACTACGCCGATTCAGGAACTACTTTTAACCCCCAACGTACCTGCCACCCGTGAAGCGGTGCTGGCAATCAATGAGGCTGACTTGATAATTATCGGGCCAGGCAGTTTTTATACCAGCCTGATGCCAATTCTGCTGCTTGAGGAAATGGCTCAGGCACTACGCCGCACTCCAGCCCCGATGGTTTATATTGGCAATTTGGGAAGAGAATTAAGCCTGCCTGCAGCGAATCTGAAGCTTGAAAACAAGCTGGCGATTATGGAGCAGTATGTCGGTAAAAAGGTGATTGATGCGGTGATTGTCGGGCCGAAGGTCGATGTTTCTACAGTTAACGACAGATTAGTCATTCAGGACGTACTGGAGGCCAGCGATATTCCCTATCGTCATGACCGCCAGTTGTTACATAACGCGCTGGAAAAAGCATTACAGGCTTTAGGTTAA
- the moaA gene encoding GTP 3',8-cyclase MoaA, with protein MASQLTDAFARKFYYLRLSITDVCNFRCTYCLPDGYKPSGVTNKGFLTVEEIRRVTRAFASLGTEKVRLTGGEPSLRRDFTEIIAAVRENDAIRQIAVTTNGYRLERDVANWRDAGLTGINVSVDSLDARQFHAITGQDKFNQVMAGIDAAFEAGFEKVKVNTVLMRDVNHHQLDTFLNWIQHRPIQLRFIELMETGEGSELFRKHHISGQVLRDELLRRGWIHQLRQRSDGPAQVFCHPDYAGEIGLIMPYEKDFCATCNRLRVSSIGKLHLCLFGEGGVNLRDLLEDDTQQQALEARISAALREKKQTHFLHQNNTGITQNLSYIGG; from the coding sequence ATGGCTTCACAACTGACTGATGCATTTGCGCGTAAGTTTTATTACTTGCGCCTGTCGATTACCGATGTGTGTAACTTTCGTTGCACATATTGCCTGCCGGATGGCTACAAGCCGAGCGGCGTCACCAATAAAGGCTTTCTGACCGTCGAAGAAATTCGCCGGGTTACGCGCGCCTTTGCCAGTCTGGGCACCGAAAAAGTCCGTCTGACAGGCGGAGAGCCGTCTTTACGTCGCGACTTTACCGAGATCATCGCCGCTGTGCGGGAAAATGACGCAATCCGTCAGATTGCGGTCACCACTAATGGTTACCGTCTGGAACGCGACGTAGCGAACTGGCGCGATGCCGGACTGACGGGGATTAACGTCAGTGTTGATAGTCTCGACGCTCGTCAGTTTCATGCCATTACCGGCCAGGATAAATTCAATCAGGTAATGGCTGGCATCGATGCTGCATTTGAGGCGGGCTTTGAGAAGGTCAAAGTCAATACCGTGCTGATGCGCGATGTCAACCATCACCAACTCGACACCTTTCTGAACTGGATCCAGCATCGTCCTATCCAGCTGCGTTTCATCGAACTGATGGAAACGGGCGAGGGCAGCGAGCTCTTCCGTAAGCATCACATCTCTGGTCAGGTTCTGCGTGACGAGCTACTGCGTCGCGGCTGGATCCACCAATTACGTCAACGTAGCGACGGTCCCGCGCAAGTCTTTTGTCATCCGGATTACGCCGGAGAGATTGGCCTAATTATGCCGTATGAAAAAGACTTCTGCGCCACTTGCAACCGCCTGCGTGTCTCCTCCATTGGTAAACTCCATCTCTGCCTGTTTGGTGAGGGCGGCGTTAACCTGCGCGATCTGCTGGAAGACGATACCCAGCAACAGGCGCTGGAAGCGCGTATTTCAGCGGCGCTGCGGGAGAAAAAACAGACCCATTTCCTGCATCAAAACAACACCGGTATTACGCAAAACTTATCGTACATTGGCGGCTAA
- the moaB gene encoding molybdenum cofactor biosynthesis protein B, with the protein MSQVSTEFIPTRIAILTVSNRRGEEDDTSGHYLRDSAQEAGHQVVDKAIVKENRYAIRAQVSAWIASDDVQVVLITGGTGLTEGDQAPEALLPLFDREVEGFGEVFRMLSFEEIGTATLQSRAVAGVANKTLIFAMPGSTKACRTAWENIIAPQLDARTRPCNFHPHLKK; encoded by the coding sequence ATGAGTCAGGTAAGCACTGAATTTATCCCGACCCGTATTGCTATTCTTACGGTTTCTAATCGTCGCGGTGAAGAAGACGATACCTCCGGTCACTATCTGCGCGATTCGGCGCAGGAAGCGGGCCATCAGGTTGTCGATAAAGCCATTGTCAAAGAAAACCGCTACGCTATTCGCGCTCAGGTATCTGCGTGGATCGCCAGCGACGATGTACAAGTGGTGTTGATTACGGGTGGTACTGGCCTGACGGAAGGTGATCAGGCTCCCGAAGCACTGCTGCCGCTGTTCGACCGTGAAGTCGAAGGTTTTGGTGAAGTGTTCCGTATGCTGTCGTTTGAGGAGATTGGCACTGCAACGTTGCAATCCCGTGCGGTAGCGGGCGTCGCAAATAAGACACTGATTTTCGCCATGCCGGGCTCGACCAAAGCGTGCCGCACCGCCTGGGAAAATATCATCGCGCCACAGCTGGATGCCCGTACACGTCCATGCAATTTCCATCCACATTTGAAGAAATAA
- the moaC gene encoding cyclic pyranopterin monophosphate synthase MoaC, whose amino-acid sequence MSQLTHINAAGEAHMVDVSAKAETVREARAEAFVTMRSETLAMIIDGRHHKGDVFATARIAGIQAAKRTWDLIPLCHPLMLSKVEVNLQAEPEHNRVRIETLCRLTGKTGVEMEALTAASVAALTIYDMCKAVQKDMVIGPVRLLAKSGGKSGDFKVEADD is encoded by the coding sequence ATGTCGCAACTGACCCATATCAACGCCGCTGGCGAAGCGCACATGGTGGATGTCTCCGCCAAAGCGGAAACCGTACGTGAAGCACGAGCTGAAGCCTTTGTCACCATGCGTAGCGAGACGCTGGCGATGATCATCGATGGTCGCCACCACAAAGGCGATGTGTTTGCCACTGCGCGGATTGCCGGTATTCAGGCGGCAAAACGCACCTGGGATCTGATCCCGCTGTGTCATCCGCTGATGCTCAGTAAAGTCGAAGTCAATTTACAGGCCGAGCCGGAGCACAATCGGGTACGTATAGAAACCTTATGCCGCCTGACCGGGAAAACCGGCGTCGAAATGGAAGCGTTAACCGCGGCCTCCGTGGCGGCGCTGACCATTTATGACATGTGCAAAGCGGTGCAAAAAGATATGGTGATTGGTCCGGTACGTTTGCTGGCAAAGAGCGGCGGCAAGTCGGGCGATTTTAAGGTGGAAGCGGATGATTAA
- the moaD gene encoding molybdopterin synthase sulfur carrier subunit: protein MIKVLFFAQVRELVGTDAIEVAADFPTVEALRQHLAAQSDRWALALEDGKLLAAVNQTLVSFDHPLNDGDEVAFFPPVTGG, encoded by the coding sequence ATGATTAAAGTTCTTTTTTTCGCCCAGGTGCGCGAGTTGGTGGGAACAGATGCAATCGAAGTGGCTGCGGATTTCCCAACCGTTGAAGCGTTACGCCAGCACCTGGCTGCGCAGAGCGATCGCTGGGCGCTGGCGCTGGAAGATGGCAAATTGCTGGCTGCCGTCAACCAGACGCTGGTGAGTTTTGACCATCCGCTGAATGACGGCGACGAAGTGGCTTTCTTCCCGCCGGTAACCGGAGGTTAA
- the moaE gene encoding molybdopterin synthase catalytic subunit MoaE: MAETKIVVGPQPFSVGEEYPWLAERDEDGAVVTFTGKVRNHNLGDSVKALTLEHYPGMTEKALAEIVDEARNRWPLGRVTVIHRIGELWPGDEIVFVGVTSAHRSSAFEAGQFIMDYLKTRAPFWKREATPEGDRWVEARESDQQAAKRW, translated from the coding sequence ATGGCAGAAACCAAAATTGTTGTCGGACCGCAGCCGTTCAGTGTAGGGGAAGAGTACCCGTGGCTGGCGGAGCGTGACGAAGACGGTGCAGTGGTCACGTTTACCGGTAAGGTGCGCAACCATAACCTGGGAGACAGCGTCAAAGCATTAACCCTCGAACACTATCCGGGAATGACAGAAAAAGCACTGGCGGAAATCGTTGATGAAGCGCGTAACCGCTGGCCGCTGGGGCGCGTCACGGTAATTCACCGCATTGGTGAATTATGGCCGGGTGATGAAATTGTTTTTGTCGGTGTTACCAGTGCGCATCGCAGCAGTGCGTTTGAAGCCGGGCAGTTTATTATGGATTATCTCAAAACCCGCGCACCGTTCTGGAAGCGCGAAGCCACGCCGGAAGGCGACCGCTGGGTCGAAGCCCGGGAGAGCGATCAGCAGGCGGCCAAACGCTGGTAG
- a CDS encoding Bax inhibitor-1/YccA family protein codes for MDRFPRSDSIVQTRTGLQTYMAQVYGWMTVGLLLTAFVAWYAANSAAVMELLFTNRIFLIGLVIAQLALVIVLSAMIQKLSAGVTTMLFMLYSALTGLTLSSIFIVYTAASIASTFVVTAGMFGAMSLYGYTTKRDLSGFGNMLFMALIGIVLASLVNFWLKSEALMWAVTYIGVIVFVGLTAYDTQKLKNMGEQIDTRDASNLRKYSILGALTLYLDFINLFLMLLRIFGNRR; via the coding sequence ATGGACAGATTCCCACGTTCTGATTCAATCGTACAAACCCGAACTGGCCTTCAAACCTATATGGCACAGGTCTATGGCTGGATGACAGTAGGCTTGCTGCTTACTGCGTTTGTTGCCTGGTATGCGGCCAATTCCGCCGCCGTTATGGAGCTGTTATTCACCAACCGCATCTTTTTAATTGGTCTGGTAATAGCACAATTAGCTCTGGTTATTGTGTTATCAGCGATGATTCAAAAGCTGAGCGCAGGTGTAACGACGATGCTCTTTATGCTTTATTCGGCGCTGACGGGCCTGACGCTTTCCAGTATTTTCATTGTCTATACCGCTGCCTCTATCGCCAGCACTTTCGTCGTTACTGCCGGGATGTTCGGCGCAATGAGCCTGTACGGTTACACCACGAAGCGCGATTTAAGCGGCTTCGGCAATATGCTGTTTATGGCGTTGATCGGTATTGTGCTGGCATCGCTGGTCAACTTCTGGCTGAAAAGCGAAGCGTTGATGTGGGCGGTCACCTACATCGGCGTGATTGTTTTTGTCGGATTGACCGCCTATGACACTCAGAAATTGAAAAATATGGGTGAGCAGATTGATACCCGTGACGCGTCGAACCTGCGTAAATACTCCATTCTTGGCGCGTTAACCTTGTATCTGGACTTCATCAACCTGTTCCTGATGTTGCTGCGAATTTTTGGCAATCGTCGTTAA